The Deltaproteobacteria bacterium genomic interval AAAGCCAAGCGAGATTACCGGTCAGAAGGCAAAGGTGGCTGAAAAGAAGGTTATTGCCCGTTCGGCCCTGACCGGCAAGACCCAGAGAGACACCACCGGCGGCGGCCGTGAATCGATGAGCCAGGGACAGAAAAAGGGAAGGAGCTTTGGCGAGATCATCAGCCGCAGTCTGGTCAAGAAACCGGAGGGGAAATTGTCTCCGGTTGGGCAAGGGCCGTCGTCTTTTAGCCTGAAGGCCTCTGGTGAGGTCAAGCCGACTCCTGGCACCAACCCGACACAGCTTTCCAAAGAGGTCCTGGACCAGATTGTGCAATATGTCCGGATCCTGACAAAGCCTGGCGGAGAGAAGGAGATGGAGGTCGCCTTGCACCAGAATATCTACCGCGGGCTCAAACTCAAGGTTTCTTCAGCGCAGGGAAAACTCCGGGCCACCTTCACCACCTCTTCTTCCGAGGTGAGACAGCTCTTCGAATCAAACCGGAAAGTTTTACAAGCGGCGTTGGCACAAAAAGGGATTGAAGTTGAAGGGATCGATGTTATAATGACCCCGTGAAAGTTTCCCCCTTTCCTTTTGAACGGTTGCCCAAGGTTTCACGCCAGGAAATTCAACTTTTCTCGACACTCTTTCGCTCGCTCGACAAGTTCGGTTTTGACGAAAATTGCAAAAGGGGGCTGGAGTCCCTTCTTTTGGGGCATCTGGGCCTGCCGGTTTCCCTCTCTCTCCGCAAGGCGGAAATCGCCCCCTTCGGGAAGGTGATGGATTCGGTCAACCCCCACGGTGTTTTTGTCCTCTTTACCCTTTCCCCGGCGCCGGGCCGTATCCTCTTGGAGATTGATCCCTCGCTCGCCTCGTCCTGCATTGACTGTCTCTTAGGGGGTAGCCACGAAAAAGCAGACCCTTCCCGGATCGGGGTCACTGATAAAAAACCGACCGAGATGGATCAGGGGGTCCTCTCCTACCTCTTTTTGAAAATACTCTCCTTTCTGGACCAGTATGGTCAGTCGATGGGGCTCCATTTTCGCCTCGATCGGTTTGAGACGGAAAAGACAGCCGTGGCCGCTCCAGGGCAAGATCCCAATCCTGTCGCCTCTTTCTTCTTCAGAATTAATTTCAACGATCAGAACCGTTTTGTCCGTCTGATCCTCCCTTCTTCCCTCATTCAAAAACTGGACAGTCAGGCCGGGGAGCCGATGACGGAAAAAGAGGCGGATTCCCTTCTGGAAAGGATGGACCGCTTGGGTTTTCTCAAGACCCAAATCTGGGCGGAGGCCGGAAAAACTTCCCTGGCCCTGTCGGATATTGAAAAATTGGAGGCGGGGGACGTGGTCCTCCTGGATGAAACGACTGTCCAGTTTGCGCCGGAAAGGGGGATTGCTGGCGATGTCATCATTCACGCCGGTCAAGGGTCTAAAAGGATTGGCATTTTCTCTCCAATCGTGGCAAGTAATAGGTCCGATCATCCGAGGAAGCTGATGGTCCGGCTGGAAAAGGTGGTGGAGACTTATGAAGGATAAAAAAGGGGACCCGGCAGACGATCCCTACTTGAACGAGTTGGAATCTTCGCTGGAAGAGATGGAAAAGGAGGAGATTGTAACCGACGACCCCACACAGGTCGATCTCCAAAAGGAACCAGTGCCGGTACCGGCAAAGGCTGGTTCACCCAAGGTGAAGAAAGTCCCCGAGGGCCTGCTATTAACGCAAGATGTCCCGGTCTCTTTGGTGGCTGTCCTTGGCAGAAAGACGGTAAACTTGAAAGAACTTTTGGGATTCAAGATGGGTCAGGTGGTTGAACTGGACAAGGGACCCGGCGATGCGGTGGATGTTGTCGTGAACGGAAAAGTCGTGGCCAAGGGGGAATTGGTGGATGTGGAAGGAAAGATCGGCATCCGCATCCTCAGGATGATCTAATGATGGAACCTACCACCCTACCGGCAGTTGCCGCCCCAATTAGTTTTGGATGGCTCTTTGTCAAGATGGTCGGTGTCTTGGGTCTTCTGGTTCTCTCCCTCCTTTTTATTGGGAAGTGGTTCCTGCCCCGGCTGGGCAAGGGGAGATTCTCCCTTCGGCAGGAGAAAGGCCGGATCTCTGTGATTGAGCGGTTTCCGTTGGAGCAGAGGAAGACTCTCTATTTACTGAAAGTGGCCCAGAAATACCTCCTCGTCGGGACAGGGGATCACTCGGTTCAGCTCTTGGGGGAGTTTGAAAAAAATGAGATGGAATAAAATTTGGTTGTTGACAGGGCTCTTCTTTCTTCGGGCCGATACCCTTTTGGCCCAGGCGGAGATCCCGCTGGATCAATCGATTACGCAACAGGCGGTTTCCCGGCCCCTTGTCCTCCTTCTGGTTCTCGTCGGTCTTTCCTTGATCCCCTTTGTGGTGATGATGACCACCTCATTTGTGAAGATTGCGGTGGTCCTGTCGCTGATTCGTAACGCCATGGGGACCCAGCAGATCCCTCCCAATCCGATCATCACCGGGCTGGCCATGATCCTGACCATCTACATCATGATCCCTGTCGGCCTGCAGGTCTACCAGGTGAGCGGGGATATTATCCAGAAAGGAACCAATCAGCCGATTCTTTCGCAGGCCTCGGTGAATGTCCTGCTCGAAGGGGTCAAGAAGGGGAAGGAGCCGGTGCGGGAATTTCTCCTGAAGAATGCCCATGAAAAGGAGAGGGCGCTCTTTTTCACGCTCTCCAAAAAGATGAGACCGGCTGAATTTCGGGAAGAGGTGGGGGACAAGGATTTTGTGGTGCTGATCCCCGCCTTTGTGATTTCCGAACTGACCGAGGCGTTCCAGATCGGATTTATTATCTTCCTGCCGTTCCTGATCATCGACATGGTGGTGACGAACATTCTGCTCTCGCTCGGGATGTTCCAGATCTCACCGATCACCGTCTCCCTGCCGTTCAAACTGCTCCTTTTTGTTCTCGTGGACGGCTGGCATCTGATCGCCAAAGGGTTGATCATGGGGTATATGTAATGGAATCTTACGCAATTGCGATCGCCAAACAGGCCCTCTACCTCACACTGATCCTTTCCGCACCGCCGGTCGTTGCGGCGATGGCGATCGGGCTGGTCATCAGCCTTGTCCAGGCGACGACCCAGGTGCATGAACAGACGCTGACCTTTGTCCCCAAACTGGTGGCGGTGATGATGACGATGGCGATCTTTGGCCCGTGGGCCCTGTTCCAGCTGGTTTCCTTTGCCAGCTCTCTCTTGGAATCGTTCCCGTTGTACGTGAAATGAACCAATTAACCCATCAATTAGGCATTAACGTCGACTGGCGTTTTATGATGACCTTTGCCGGCCTTATCATGACCCGTCTGGTCATGGTGACGCTGACCATCCCGTTTTTGACAGGCAAGCCGGCGCCGGCCCAGATCAAGATGGGGCTTGCGGTTGCCCTTCTGATTTTTCTCTACCCTTTTCTGGCCCCCGCCCATGCGGGGCATCTGCCGCAGGATCCGGTGACCCTTATGCTTCTTTTTGTCAAAGAGGCGTTCTACGGGATCCTGATCGGTTTTGCCGGCAGCATTGTCTTTCAGGGGTTTGAGGCGGCCGGGGCGGTCATTGACAACCAGCGCGGGGCGGCGCAGGCCCGTCTCCTGATTCCGCAACTGTCCGAGCAGACCTCTCTCTTCGGGCTTTTCAATATCCAGCTGGGGATTGTCATCTTTCTCTCCGTGGGGGGGCACATTCTTTTTTTCAGAACCCTGATGGAGAGTTACACCCTTCTGCCGATTCTGGAATTCCCCAAGGCCCAGCCTGATTTTCTGGCGATGGCGGATCAGATCATCCGGATGACCGGGCAGGTCCTGTTCATTGCGGCCGCTTTTTCGGCTCCGGTCATGCTCTGCGTTTTCATCACCGACCTGATCCTCGGGATCATGAACCGCGTGGCGCCGGCGATCAACGTCTGGGAGATGGGGTTTACGATCCGCGGCTATCTGGGGGTCCTGGTCCTCTTTCTTTGCATCACCCTCATTGCCGGCCAGATGGAGAAATACTCCCTCGGCATGGTGACGGATCTGGAGAAGGTGATTCGGTTTTTGGCGGTTTCTTCAAACGGGTAGGGAGGCCTGTATCTGCGACCGGAGGTAGGAGAAGCGACTGTCCAGAACCCGCTCTCTTTCTTCTTTTTCCAGTATCGCCCCTAACGTTGAACGAAAATCTTGTTCCGAAAACGAATCGAGAACCTTGGCCAGTTGTGTGATTTGGGTCTCCTTGAGGGTTTTAAAATTTCCGGCCTTTCGGAGGCTCAAAAATTCAAGATCATAGGCGTCCCGTATTTCACGGCGTTCCACGAGGGCCGACACCTTATTTTGCCACATTTGTTCGAGCGTTAAAATCCGTAGCCGGACCTGAAATGGCGAATGGTGGGAATGCGCGATCCCCAGTTCGGTTTTGCCGGACTGATCCGGGACCTTGCGGATTTCGATTTTGAGCCTTCGGGGGTAGGAGGGGGAACGGATTTCCCACAGGAAGGAGTAGTGTTTTTCCCATTGATCCGTAATGGTAGCCCCCATCTCCCGATAGGCTTGGCTGAGCTTGTCCACCCATGGCAAAAAGTCCCTGCGCTCTTTTTTGAGGTAGAAGTCAAAATCCATCGAGTAGCGCGGAAGATCAAAACAGAGGCGGAGCATGGTTCCTCCGCCGAAGATCAACTGATCGAGAACCTTGACCTTCCTCATCTGTTCCAAGGTGAGCATTTCGAACTCTTCATGACGTTCTTGGTCTCTCATAGACGGATCTCCATTTTTTGCAGTATTTTTGAAACCGTGACGGGTAGCGTTTCAGCCATTTTTCGATTTGGCCCCAACGGATTTTTCTGAGGTCCAGGGCATTTTTATCAACGGCATAACGTCCGAGAAAGACGAAATAAAGTGTATCCAGAAGCCCCTTTTCCGGTTCGGCCATGAAGAACCCTTTTTCTCTTTGGTAACCGAAAAAAAAATCCTTTTTGCAGAAAAAGTAGCGAAAGGTGACATCGTTGACGTCATACGACCGGCTCCGTACCGGATTGATCGAATCAACAAAAGAGGGGCCGATTTGTGTGGAAAGGTTGTGGTAGGAGAGGGCGCTTAGGAAGGAAATGGCGGAGGGGGTCTGGATGATGTTGGCCAGTCGGAAAAGTTCTTCCTCGCTGACCTGTTGCCATCGTCCCGGAAGGAGATAGAGATTGCGGCGGAGACTTAACAGTTCCCCAGCCTTTTTCTTCCGGCTGGCCCAAACCCGTGCCGAAGGGGTGGGGAGGTTCAGTAAACTGGAGAACTCCTCCAGCGTATAAAAAAGACGCTTCTCTCCCCATAATCGGGCCATAATATCCATATACAGAAGATTATCATTTTTGATAATTATCTGTCTATAGTAAAATAGACCATTTTTGAGCCTGTCGAGGCCTTCCCAAAAATCCTCTTCTCTCGCTTGGTATTCTCTACGAATAAATTTACAATATAATTCAATAGCTTTAACGTGTACCGGGCACCGGTGGTTTAGACAATCCCCTCATAGACATCTTTTCGGTGTCGAACGCGCAGGACAAGAATGATCAGGGTTGTTTTTTCGATGTTGTAGATGATTCTCCAGTCGCGGATACGGTATTTCCACAGGCCTTTGTATCTTCCTTTAAGAGGTCGTCCCCGAAAAGGGTCTTTGGCGATCTCCTCCTGGATCAGCCTGATCGCCTCTTGTGCGACTTCTCGCGGGAGTTTTTTCAGATCTTTTTCAACGCTGGGGACGTATTTAATCAGGTAGGTCAAGTCTTGCCTTCAATTCCGATTCAGAGATCGGTTTTTCCTTTGGATCATGGAACCTCTTGTACGCTTCCCGCATATCCGATAATTCCTCAAAGTAGGCCCGGATGGCATTGGCGATGAGGGAAGACCTTTTTCTTTCTGTTTCCTGACAGAGCTCGTCGAGCTCGGCAAGGAGTTTTTCATCCAAGGTCATGGAGATGGTTTTAGACGACATTATAACTATTATTTACATTATAAGTAATGTTAAGTCAAGAAGCCTTTTTTGTCATTCTCATCCAACAGGTTCCACGCGTACCTGGTACGAATTTCCCGGGTACAAATTTCGGGGCCACGGTAAGAAGGACATGGTGAGCCAAGTCGAACCATACTTAATTCCCCTCCTTACCAAGGAGGGGGTGAGGGGGAGGTCTGGGTAAGGAGAGGGAAATAGGAGAGCTATCAGTAGATTAAATTGTAGTATAATAAATGATAATTAGTATATAATTATGTATCTATAGCATATCAATAAATATTTAATCAGGGGCAACTTGACCCCCCTCTGGGACGATAATTTTAGTGAGGAGAAGGGTGTAAGTTTATGGCAATGAAAACTATCAAAGTTGTTTATGAAGCCCCTGACGGCACGTCCGCTGAAATGGATGGGGGAATTGACTTTGATGATCAAGGAAATCTTGGGATTGATACCCTTGATGAGGCTCGTCAGGTTTACGCCGGGATGATCGGCTTTCTCGATAATTACGACACAGACCCAGCTATACCTGGCATTCAACCTATTCCAGATCCGCGAAGCCGCGATATTTTAAGTAAAGTGAATCTATTTCTGGATGGTAGTCCTATTGCTACCGGATGGGAACTCAAAGAAACTTTCGATCGTGTCAGTGCCGCAGAGAAAGCACGTGCCAAAGCTTCTACCGGTGGGGCTCGTGCTTCAGGGAGGGGAACACCTTCTTCAGGAATAGAATCTGAGATCTATGATGTGAGTTCTGGTAGTTATGAAAAGGTCGAAGGAATTGCTGGTCTCAAGGGACTCAAATTTGATGACAAGGAAGATTTATCAAAGAAAGAGGCGGATGATGCGCTTCGTCAGCTCAATGAGGCGGCTGACAAGCTCGCTTCGAAGTATCCGGATAAAAAACGAAACGAAATACTCCGTAACCTGATTGTTACGAGTGATAAAAATCCTAGACATCAGTACAGGGGTCCAAAGATTGTGGAAATAGCGACCGGCAAACCATTAGATCCCACCGTAGCTGTTAAAACAGCCGCCGGAAAGGATCTCAGCAAGAAGGATGTGGCAATCAACACCGATTCAACCCTCACACCAGCAGAAGCAGTGGCGCTCAATGATGGAGTTATTAAAGACGCCTTGGTAAAGGCCAGAGAAAAAGTTGGCGGTGTAGCAACTTTTCCAGAATTTGATGGCATGGAGGATGAGGATATTCTCGAACAAATTGTTGTGGTGGTGAGCGATACTTATCGCCCTTCCGCTTATGAGGTTCGTCAGGAGGCCGGGTTGATTCCCAAGACCCCGCGTCTTTCAGCTGTTTATCAAATGGATGGGGGAAGTACGCCGCCGATCGTTAAAGACCACGTGGATGTTAATTTGGACAGTACCCTGACAGAACCGGAAGCTGTTTCTCTCTATAACAAACTAATTCTTCCTGCGATGACTCAGTTAAGGACTCGGCCTGGGTCAGGTGTCTCTGATATCAAGGATGATGATCTTTTAAAGAAGATTTGGGTCACTGTAGGGGCAACGCATTACAATGGTTTTGACATCCGTAAAACGGCAGGCCTAGCCCCATCGGAAACAACGGATGCTACTGGATCGGGCAGTGGAACAGGCACTTCCGGTTCTACCGACCCCCTCCTTGGCCGGGAGCCGGATTTTGGCGGATTCAGGCCGTATGACGGGATCGGGGCAGGGGGAAGTTATTATGGCGACGAGCCGATCCGCGGTTACGGGGATGGTTACCGTGGTTTTATGCAGAATGGGACCTATGACGTCGCCCTCGGTACGGAACTGGTCAACTCGGTCACCAACCTGATGGGGTCCGTCGGTTATTTTGCCTCCTTCTTTGGGTTCAATCTCTTTGGGGGGGGGTACCTCTACGGGTTTGGCGACGCGTTGGACCTGAATGCCGACCGGGTCAGCCGCCGGGCGATCGCCATGCTGATAGCCCTTTTAAACCAGATGGCCAGAGATTCTGGGGACGAGACTACCGTGGATCGGATGCTGGCGATCAATAACCGCGGTCATGCGGCGACGATGATCGCCGGCGAAAAGGCGCTCAACCGTGGACGTGCCGCCGCCCAGGACAAGTCGCGGGCAGTCGCCCGGGCGATGGGGAGGATCGATCTTTCCAAACAGGAAAACCAGGCCCGGTACCGGGAGCTGGAATCGGTCCAGACGCTCCTGAATGGCAACCTCCAGGCCTTGGCCAGTGCCGTGAATCTTTATCAGGGTGAAGTCAGGGATGCCCGCGAGGACCAGCGACAGCTCGCTGACCGTCGCGCCCGACGGGCCTCGTATTACATGTTTACCTCATAATTTTGGGTTTATGGGGTCTAGTCACCCCAGACGACAAAATTCCCTTCCTACCGCAACTTGACCTTCCTAGAGGCCCGATAATTATGGTAGAATGAGTTCTATTCAGGGACAAGAACGAACCTATTAGAGGAGAACACTTTTATGGCCGATCCAATTCCCCCTTCTTTACCACCTGTTCCGCCACCTGCTCCAGGGGAGCCAGTGGCACCGGCGGCTGATGCGACGGCCACTCCGGCGGTGACTCCTGATAGTACCGTATCGACGGGGGTAGCGGCAGATGCCGGGCCAGACTATGCCGGTGGGCCGATCGATCCGAATGCCAAACCGGGATATGTTCCTCCCCCCCCTCCGCCTCCGGTGGAGGTCAAAGTTGCCCCTGTGGCAACCGTCCCACCGCCATCTTCTCTCAGGACGTTGCCGGCAGAGGCACCGGTGGATAATCGTTCCACTCAGCTGGCGGCGACCGACTCAAGAACAGCGGCTCAACTGGCGACAATCAAAAATTTGGATAGTACCGCCAAGAGTAACACGGCGCAAATTCTGGCCCTGCATGAAATGAGCCGAGACCAAGCCAAGGCGGCACAGGCCAAGGCGGATGTTCGTCTTTATAACGCAGATGATTTGGGTCTTGCCAAAAACAGTCTCTCTGCCAAACAAGGGATCCGATTTGCCGCCGACAAGACGATGACCCCGGAGCAAGCCAAGGTGCTCGCCAAAAATTATGAAACCAATCTCGCCCAGATGTCGGCCAAGGGGCAGGCGATCCAGAAGGGGGAGATTGTTTACTTTAGGAGCCAGCCAAACGGCGAGAATGCCAATGACCATGCCGCGATGCTGACCGGTCCGGATGGCAAGAAGGTGCTCGTTTTCTTCCCGAATGGGCAAAAGCTCTTGGGGACAAAAAATGGCCTGGATCTGATGAATCATGAAGTCGGTCACGAGGGGTGGAAGCACCTGACCGAAGACCAGCAAAAGGCGTTTGCGCAGAAATTCGGTTGGAAGTTGAACCAGAAGACAGGAGAATTTACAGGGGACAAGAGTTCCTTTGGGTTTGAAGAAGGGCGCGGTGTTGATGAAGGATTCGCCGAGGCTCAAGAATCTTTGTCGAAGAAGGATGGAAGACTCACACCGGAAGAGACCCAGTTTCTAACAGGTCTCAATGCCGCGATGAGCGATACCCGCATCCAGGAGCCGGAGCAGTGGGAGGCGGGGTTTGAGGGGTTGAGTAGAGAAGATGAAGCTGCACTAAAGGTTATGGAGTCTCCCGATAAAGGAAGGAGTGGTGCGGCGTTGGTGATCAAGAGGGCTGAGACGCTCGAGACGGAGGCGAGAAAGGGGCTTGATTATTATAGCCGATTGACTGGCCATCCTGATGGCGCCCCGGTTGAGGATATCAAAGCGAGTCTCAAGGAAGGGGAAAAGCGGCTTGGCGGCGGTTTTTGGCGGGATGATGATGGGGGTGAGATTGCCGTTGATGAAGCGCGGCTCAGCAAAATGGAGCGAACCGATTCAAATTACCCAAAGCTCGCTGGTGAAATTAAAGACAAGAAGGTCCTCTTGGCGGAATATCAAGAGGGACTCAAATATATTGACCAGTATGAAGATGCTGTTGAGGCCGCCAGTGATGCCATTAGCGATCCTACGGATAAGGATTCTATTGAAGAATTGTCTCGTCATGAAAAGGCGATCAAGCCGCTCTCTGAAGGGCGTGGTTCTGAAACCGAAAAGATAGTGGAAGGGGGCGGTGGAGGCGGTGGTGGCATGGGGGTTTCCTCCGGCGGCGGCGGTGGGTACGGCGGGATGTATGGTGAGCCGGTCCGGGGTTACGGAGACGGCTACCGTGGCTTTGCGCAGAATGCCAGCTATGATGTCAACCTTGCCAACGATGCCTTGACCGGGGTCAACAGTGCCATCGAATCGGTAGGGGGGCTGATGTATACCGCCTCCGGTGGATCGATGGATATTTTCAGCAGTTCCTACGGCGGGAGCTACAGCCTGGGGATCATGTCCGGGATGGGGGAGACCCGGGCCCAGCAGAGAAAGATCGACAAGATGATCCAGCAACTCCTGCAGGCGATCGCCTCGGGGAATAGCGATGCGATCGGTTGGTTGCTCATCCTGGTTGCGGCCCAGTCCAAAAAGACGATGCTGGTGGCGGCCTACACGATCGGCAAACACCTCGTGGCGTACGAAAAACAACAGCGGGCCATCAACCATAAAATCGCCGGCCTGAACCCGAAGGGGGAACATTACCAGTCGAACCTCACCAATCTGAATAGCGATATGCAGATGATCGCCTCCAACCGGCAGATGATCGTCAACTCCCTCCGGGAGATTACCTCCACCAACGAGGAACTGGAAAATATCGCCAAGTCTTACCTCGACGTCAGGGGACCGCACATCCGTGGGCTCTCGCGGTGGACGGCGTAATCCAAGATTGTGGAACCAGTTGAAATCCATTGTGTTTCCGATTCAGTCGTGGTACCTTCCAATAAGGGTAGGACCTACCCGAAGACTATGGCCCATAAGAAGGAACCGGTTCAAAAATCTAAACCTCCCCTCCCTCGACGGGAGGGGATAAAGGGGAGGGTGGCCGAGGAGGGTCCGCTAGCTCCAGTTTTTGTCAAAAAAATCCAAAAGGCACTTGAATCACTCCCCCCGGAGCAGGTTAAAAAGATCAAAAAGCAGGTCGGTCCGTTTTTGACAGGAGAGATGAAGTGGGTCGATCTTTTTACGCTTCCCCCCGAAAAACTCCACGAGATCGCGGAGGAGGGGTATCACCAGTTCCAGAACGCCCGTTATGACAAGGCCGAGATTATCTACAAGGGGCTGGCGATCCTCGACCCGGATAATTATTACTATCATTCCATGCTGGGGGCGATCTACCAGCGTCAGGAAAAATGGCCGGAGGCGGTGTTGGAGTATTCGATCGCCGTCGATGTCAAGCCGGATGATACCGTTTCCTATACGAATCGGGGAGAGGTCTATTTTAAATTGGGATTGTATGACGAAGCCCGTATTGACCTGAAAAAGGCGGCGGGCCGCGATCCCAAACAGGAGGATGCCTGGGGAAACCGGGCGCGAATGCTTTTGAAACAGATGGAGACCATCGAGAAGGTGAAAAAATAAATGGCCCTTGAACTCAATCCGATGCGCACCGAATCCAGGAAAATCTCGCCGCCGGCGGATGTTGATATTTCACTCTCCGGAAGGACACTGGAAAAACTCGGCCTGCCGGAGGAGATCATCAAGGACAAGGCTTTGATCGCCTCCTTCCTTTCGGCGCAGTCGGCCCGTCTCACTGAGATGGAGCAGAAGCCGGAGCTCAAGACGCTGTCTGGGGAAATCCCGCCGCCGGAGCTTGAGGACCCCAGGAGCCTTTCGGTTACCAAGAGTGGTTCACCCAAGATCCCACCGGAGGATCGGAAGAGCCTCCAGGACTGGTCCGCTTCTTTGGATATCTCTTCCCCCTCGAGTGATCTTGCGGGTCAGGTGGAGGAGCTCCTCAGAAACAACCCTCAGGCGGGGGGAACGTCCGGGGAGGATAAATTCAAGGCTGGGGATTTCGCAACGAGCGATATCGTCCTTTCCGGCCAGTTGCAACAGGAATGGTCCAAGAAGGAAAATGATTGGAAGATGTTCATCTCTTCGCTAGTGGCCCGAAAGGCGGACCCGATCAGCATCCTGCTGGCGATTGCCTCCATGATGACCGATAAATACGGGATGGGGATCCGTCAGGTGGTGAATGTCTATACCACCAATGAACAAAAGAGGAGAGCCCTGGCGGACCAGTTCACGCGGGAGATGGGGCGCGGCGGGACCGGTGGTGATCTATCCCGAATGACGATGTTTCAAAACCGGCAACAAACGATGATGGTGGACACCCAGATGATCAACCAGAAATTGCAGACCCTGACCCAGGATCGGGATCGTTTTCAGAACATCACCAAGGAGATGATGCAGTCGATGCATCAGACCCGGTTGCATATCTCTGGAAGAATGCCCGGTGGTGCGGGGTAATGAATGACTGACACCGTTCTTGACCCCAACCCGGGCCGACGCCGTTTTCTCGCCGAGACCCTTCTGAAGTTTATCAACAATAAACTCTCGATTGCCGATCTGGACGGAATCCCCCCTAAAAAAATGCAACAGGTGGCCGAGCTGGGGTATGTCAAGCTGAAGCATGGCCGACTCAAGGAGGCGAGGGAGATCTTTGAAATGCTCTCGGAACTGGACCACCTGAACGCCTATTACCGGACAGCCCTCGGTTCTATCTTCCAGAAACAGGGGCAGTATGTCGATGCGATCGTGGAGTACTCCCAGGCCCTTTTCCTCAGGCCCAAGGACCTTCCGTCACTGGTCAATCGCGGCGAGATCCTCCTCCGGACCGAAAACTTCAAGAAGGCGGCGGAGGATTTCCGGAGCGCCATCCTGATGGACAACAAAGGGACTAACCTTTGGGCCAACCGGGCCCGGTCGCTCGTGATCGCCCTGAAGAGGAATCTCGACCTCAAAAAGGCGGCCTTGGTGCCGAAACAGGTCCCGCCGTCGCGGTCCGCCACTCGTAGGCCTCGCTAATCCTCCGTCGCATCCAAAATCCCGTACTTCTTCAGGAGGTTCCGGATATGCTTTCGGTCGATCCCGGCCTCGCGGGCGGTCTTGGAGATGTTGTAGTTGTTTCTCCGGAGCAGGGCGGCCAAGTAGTCCTTTTCGAACCCCTCCACCACCTTTTGCTTGGCCTCCTTGAAAGGAAGCCCCATGTCGACCGTCATCCGCTCGGTCGCTTCATCCTCCCGCTCCAGTTCCTGGAAGATAAAGGCCAGGTGTTTGGCCGCAATACTGCTCGCCTCAACGAGCGGGACCGCCCGTTCCAGCACATTCATCAGTTCCCGGACGTTTCCGGGCCACTGGTAACGGGTGAGCATCTTCAAGGCCTCGTCCTCCACGCGGGTGACTTTTAATTTCCCGTCCGGAAGGATGTTGAATTTTCCGGTCTTCAGGAATTTTTCAACCAGGACCGGGATGTCATCAGGCCTTTCGCGCAAGGGGGGGAGGGAGATCTTGACGACGGAAAGGCGGTAGTAGAGGTCTTCCCGAAAGTTGCTATCGGCGATCTCTTTTTTGAGATTCCGATTAGTGGCGCAGATCACCCGTACATCAATGGA includes:
- a CDS encoding tetratricopeptide repeat protein, whose product is MTDTVLDPNPGRRRFLAETLLKFINNKLSIADLDGIPPKKMQQVAELGYVKLKHGRLKEAREIFEMLSELDHLNAYYRTALGSIFQKQGQYVDAIVEYSQALFLRPKDLPSLVNRGEILLRTENFKKAAEDFRSAILMDNKGTNLWANRARSLVIALKRNLDLKKAALVPKQVPPSRSATRRPR